Below is a genomic region from Pseudarthrobacter sulfonivorans.
GGCGGATGGAGTCGCCGTCGTCGGGTTTGAGGAAGTGATTTCCCGCGCTGATGTGGTGTCCCTCCACGTTCCGCTCAACTCCCATACGCATCACTTGATCAACGCCGGCGTGCTCGCGCAGATGAAACGCGGCGCTGTGCTGGTCAACACTTGCCGCGGGGGAGTGGTGGACACCGCTGCGGTTGCCGACGCCCTGGCCAGCGGCCAGCTCTACGGCGCCGGGCTGGACGTCTTCGAAGAGGAACCGCTGGCCCTGACCAGCCCGCTGATCGGCTGCGAAAACGCCGTGCTCACACCGCACGCCGCCTGGTACAGCGAGGAATCCTATGCGGAACTGAAGCGCCGCACCATCGAAAACGTCCTCGAGGTCTGCGCCGGACGTATGCCGCGCAACGTGATGAACGCAGGGGTGCTGGTGTGAGCGTAGAACTCCTGAACAGCACCATGCGCGCCGCCGTGTGGACGGCGCCGGACACGATCGAACCGCGGCAGCTGCCCGTGCCGGAAATCCCCGCCGGCTGGGCCCTGGTCCGGACGGAAATGACCGGACTGTGCGGCTCCGATTTTTCCATCCTGCACGGAACGCACCCCCGCGCCGAAGCTCCCCTGGTCATGGGCCACGAGATCACCGGCATCGTGGAGGTCGCGGCGGAGACCGGCCCGGCAGCGGGCACCCGGGTCACCGTGGAGCCCCTCATCCACTGCGGCGAATGCCACCCGTGCAGCGGCGGAGACACCCACGTCTGCCGGGCGCTGAAACTGTACGGGATCGACGTCGCAGGCTCCCTCGCCGAATACGTAGCCCTGCCAGCCACTGCGCTCATCCCGGTCAGCATCGCCGTGCCCCTCCAGGAGGCGGCCCTCGCCGAACCCCTGGCCGTCGCCGTCCACGCCGTATCCCGGGCCGGCCTGACCGGCGGGGAACGGGTGGTGATCTTCGGCGCCGGGCCCATCGGCATCCTGACGGCCCTGGTGGCACGCCACCAGGGAGCCGGCAGCGTCCTCGTTTCGGAACCCTCGGAGGCCCGCCGCCAGGTGGCCGAAGAACTCGGGTTCGCCACGGTGGCACCCGGGGAGGACCCCGTCCAGGCAATCGTTGCCGCCACGGGAGGGGACGGCGCGGACATCGTCTTCGACTCCGCCGCCCACCCCTCGGTCGCCGCGATGCTGCCCCGTGCCGTCCGCGTGCGCGGCACCATCGTCCTGGTGGGCGTCTACAAAAAGCCAGTCGAACTCGACCTCCAGGCCCTGACCTTCGCCGAAAACACCGTCGTGGGCGTCCGGGTCTACACCCGGGCGGCCGTGGAACGCGCGGTGGAACTCATCGAAAGCCGTGAGCTGGGGCTGGACCGCATACCCACCCAGGTGTTCGCCCTGGAGGACACCCGCCAGGCCTTTGACCAGGCGATGGCATCCGGACGCGTCCTCAAAGTCTTTGTCAGTCCAGCCGCGGCGCCCGCCGCGAGAACCCAGGAAAGCTCATGAACCACACAGCAGAGAAATCGCCGTTTGACCTCAGCGGCAAAACCGCAGCCGTAACCGGCGCCTCGCGCGGGATCGGCCTGGGCATTGCCCTCGGGCTGGTCAACGCCGGCGCCAGCGTTGTGGCACTCCAGCGCGGCCCCTTGGCCCCGGAACTGGCAGTCGCTGCGGAAAAGGCAGGCGTCAGCGCCGCTGCAGTCCACGTGGACCTGGCCAGCGAAGAGTCCGTGGCCGCCGCCACAGCGGAAACCCTCGCGGGACGCCAGATCGACATCCTGGTCAACAACGCAGGAACCCAGATCCGGCACGACGCGACCGAGTTCCCGCTGTCCGACTTCGACCGCGTGATGGCCATCAACACCCGCGCCGTCTTCCAGCTGTGCCAGGGCTTCGGCACCCCGATGGTGGAACGCGGTGGCGGGAAGATCATCAACATGGCCTCCCTCCTCACGTTCCAGGGTGGCCTGCGGGTTCCGGCCTACGCGGCGTCGAAGGGCGCCGTGGCGCAGCTGACCAAGGCGTTGT
It encodes:
- a CDS encoding zinc-dependent alcohol dehydrogenase, whose translation is MSVELLNSTMRAAVWTAPDTIEPRQLPVPEIPAGWALVRTEMTGLCGSDFSILHGTHPRAEAPLVMGHEITGIVEVAAETGPAAGTRVTVEPLIHCGECHPCSGGDTHVCRALKLYGIDVAGSLAEYVALPATALIPVSIAVPLQEAALAEPLAVAVHAVSRAGLTGGERVVIFGAGPIGILTALVARHQGAGSVLVSEPSEARRQVAEELGFATVAPGEDPVQAIVAATGGDGADIVFDSAAHPSVAAMLPRAVRVRGTIVLVGVYKKPVELDLQALTFAENTVVGVRVYTRAAVERAVELIESRELGLDRIPTQVFALEDTRQAFDQAMASGRVLKVFVSPAAAPAARTQESS
- a CDS encoding SDR family oxidoreductase, whose translation is MNHTAEKSPFDLSGKTAAVTGASRGIGLGIALGLVNAGASVVALQRGPLAPELAVAAEKAGVSAAAVHVDLASEESVAAATAETLAGRQIDILVNNAGTQIRHDATEFPLSDFDRVMAINTRAVFQLCQGFGTPMVERGGGKIINMASLLTFQGGLRVPAYAASKGAVAQLTKALCNEWAPRGVNVNAVAPGYIATDMNEALLADSQRHEQISVRIPAARWGTGGDLAGAVVFLASPAADYIHGVVLPVDGGWLAR